In a single window of the Anabas testudineus chromosome 19, fAnaTes1.2, whole genome shotgun sequence genome:
- the rundc3ab gene encoding RUN domain-containing protein 3A isoform X1, whose translation MEPGCVQAAMAMGDVSKKASARNVAVERKNLITVCRFSVKTLLEKYTAEPIDDSSEEFINFAAILEHILSHRFKGSGSWFDGQRCYWDYIRLACAKVPNSCISSIESMENISTSRAKGRAWMRVALMEKRLSEYIATALRDSRTTRRFYAEGAIMLREEATVLTGMLIGLGAIDFSFCLKGEALDGKSSAVIDYTPYLKFTQSYDYLSDDEDRQSVDSSTSDDSVPEHPYIPLVAEEESWSTKCRKMEQRFKIVNAQKGYLEELVRLRESQLKNTEMENKRLKARLEELQGQSQQEKKDLEAIVLELQDQLTSLIPCDSSHLAKNLSIPLINQWPVLQQYNNQEDVKLFRRRSFPSTELLSVEISLDSDSQRIEGKQNGGAWCTGKDYTPSMMGLCGSLVSLPSCKSLASLKSSECLVNISTENSPALSPS comes from the exons ATGGAGCCCGGCTGTGTCCAGGCAGCGATGGCCATGGGAGACGTGTCGAAAAAAGCGTCTGCTCGGAACGTggcagtggagagaaaaaaccTCATCACTGTGTGCAG GTTTTCAGTAAAGACGCTGTTAGAGAAATATACAGCCGAGCCCATCGATGATTCATCTGAGGAGTTCATCAACTTCGCAGCCATCCTCGAACACATCCTCAGCCACCGGTTTAAAG gCTCAGGCAGCTGGTTCGATGGCCAGAGGTGTTACTGGGATTACATCCGCCTGGCCTGTGCCAAAGTCCCAAACAGCTGCATTAGCAGCATTGAGAGCATGGAAAACATCAGCACTTCGCGAGCAAAG GGTCGAGCCTGGATGAGAGTAGCCCTGATGGAGAAGAGGCTGTCTGAATACATTGCTACTGCTCTGAGGGATAGCAGAACAACCAG GAGGTTTTATGCAGAGGGAGCCATCATGTTAAGAGAAGAAGCCACTGTGCTAACAGGGATGCTCATAGGTCTTGGAGCCATAGACTTCAG TTTTTGTCTGAAAGGGGAGGCCCTGGATGGGAAATCATCTGCTGTGATTGACTACACACCATACTTGAAATTCACACAAAG CTATGATTATCTGAGTGATGACGAAGATCGACAGAGTGTTGACAGCAGCACAAGTGATGACAGCGTCCCTGAACACCCCTACATCCCCCTGGTTGCTGAGGAAGAGAGCTGGAGCACAAAATGTCGCAAGATGGAGCAGAGGTTCAAGATTGTCAATGCTCAGAAG GGTTACCTCGAAGAGCTTGTGCGCCTGCGTGAGTCccagctgaaaaacacagagatggagaacAAGAGGCTAAAGGCCAGACTGGAGGAGCTACAGGGCCAGAGCCAACAGGAGAAGAAGGACCTGGAGGCAATAGTCCTTGAGCTTCAGGATCAGCT GACCAGCTTGATTCCATGTGACTCCAGCCACTTGGCCAAAAACCTTTCAATACCCCTGATCAACCAGTGGCCGGTGCTTCAGCAGTACAACAACCAAGAGGACGTCAAGCTGTTTCGCAG GAGGAGTTTCCCCAGCACAGAGTTGCTGTCAGTGGAGATCAGCCTGGATTCAGACTCTCAGAGGATTGAGGGGAAGCAGAACGGAGGAGCCTGGTGCACAG GTAAAGATTACACCCCCTCCATGATGGGCTTGTGTGGATCCTTGGTCTCCCTTCCAAGCTGCAAGTCTCTGGCTAGCCTCAAGTCCAGTGAGTGCCTGGTGAACATCAGCACAGAGAACAGTCCTGCCCTCTCTCCCAGCTAG
- the rundc3ab gene encoding RUN domain-containing protein 3A isoform X2 translates to MEPGCVQAAMAMGDVSKKASARNVAVERKNLITVCRFSVKTLLEKYTAEPIDDSSEEFINFAAILEHILSHRFKGSGSWFDGQRCYWDYIRLACAKVPNSCISSIESMENISTSRAKGRAWMRVALMEKRLSEYIATALRDSRTTRRFYAEGAIMLREEATVLTGMLIGLGAIDFSFCLKGEALDGKSSAVIDYTPYLKFTQSYDYLSDDEDRQSVDSSTSDDSVPEHPYIPLVAEEESWSTKCRKMEQRFKIVNAQKGYLEELVRLRESQLKNTEMENKRLKARLEELQGQSQQEKKDLEAIVLELQDQLLIPCDSSHLAKNLSIPLINQWPVLQQYNNQEDVKLFRRRSFPSTELLSVEISLDSDSQRIEGKQNGGAWCTGKDYTPSMMGLCGSLVSLPSCKSLASLKSSECLVNISTENSPALSPS, encoded by the exons ATGGAGCCCGGCTGTGTCCAGGCAGCGATGGCCATGGGAGACGTGTCGAAAAAAGCGTCTGCTCGGAACGTggcagtggagagaaaaaaccTCATCACTGTGTGCAG GTTTTCAGTAAAGACGCTGTTAGAGAAATATACAGCCGAGCCCATCGATGATTCATCTGAGGAGTTCATCAACTTCGCAGCCATCCTCGAACACATCCTCAGCCACCGGTTTAAAG gCTCAGGCAGCTGGTTCGATGGCCAGAGGTGTTACTGGGATTACATCCGCCTGGCCTGTGCCAAAGTCCCAAACAGCTGCATTAGCAGCATTGAGAGCATGGAAAACATCAGCACTTCGCGAGCAAAG GGTCGAGCCTGGATGAGAGTAGCCCTGATGGAGAAGAGGCTGTCTGAATACATTGCTACTGCTCTGAGGGATAGCAGAACAACCAG GAGGTTTTATGCAGAGGGAGCCATCATGTTAAGAGAAGAAGCCACTGTGCTAACAGGGATGCTCATAGGTCTTGGAGCCATAGACTTCAG TTTTTGTCTGAAAGGGGAGGCCCTGGATGGGAAATCATCTGCTGTGATTGACTACACACCATACTTGAAATTCACACAAAG CTATGATTATCTGAGTGATGACGAAGATCGACAGAGTGTTGACAGCAGCACAAGTGATGACAGCGTCCCTGAACACCCCTACATCCCCCTGGTTGCTGAGGAAGAGAGCTGGAGCACAAAATGTCGCAAGATGGAGCAGAGGTTCAAGATTGTCAATGCTCAGAAG GGTTACCTCGAAGAGCTTGTGCGCCTGCGTGAGTCccagctgaaaaacacagagatggagaacAAGAGGCTAAAGGCCAGACTGGAGGAGCTACAGGGCCAGAGCCAACAGGAGAAGAAGGACCTGGAGGCAATAGTCCTTGAGCTTCAGGATCAGCT CTTGATTCCATGTGACTCCAGCCACTTGGCCAAAAACCTTTCAATACCCCTGATCAACCAGTGGCCGGTGCTTCAGCAGTACAACAACCAAGAGGACGTCAAGCTGTTTCGCAG GAGGAGTTTCCCCAGCACAGAGTTGCTGTCAGTGGAGATCAGCCTGGATTCAGACTCTCAGAGGATTGAGGGGAAGCAGAACGGAGGAGCCTGGTGCACAG GTAAAGATTACACCCCCTCCATGATGGGCTTGTGTGGATCCTTGGTCTCCCTTCCAAGCTGCAAGTCTCTGGCTAGCCTCAAGTCCAGTGAGTGCCTGGTGAACATCAGCACAGAGAACAGTCCTGCCCTCTCTCCCAGCTAG